From the genome of Dryobates pubescens isolate bDryPub1 chromosome 9, bDryPub1.pri, whole genome shotgun sequence, one region includes:
- the LRRC30 gene encoding leucine-rich repeat-containing protein 30 — protein sequence MGTENSKNERRRSMGFLRKGPKLPAWEDALLAGKEPKSLLKRGLRYVSLSLIMKGMTSTPDFLWGLPEVQKLNLSHNQLVVIPPSLGKLDRLVVLNLGGNCLKCLPKEIGLLRNLKILFVNMNCLTEVPAELSLCRKLEVLSLSHNCISQLPMSFTDLTNLRKLNLSNNRFVQIPLSIYTLRNLDFLHLGSNRLENIAESIQYLVNLQILIIENNNLRTLPRSICFLTTLELLNADYNTIQTLPDDLYLLHRLPRIAWNPMDKGLHIAHNPLSRPLPEIIEGGLDVLFNYLREKKEHH from the coding sequence ATGGGAACTGAGAACTCCAAGAACGAGAGACGGAGAAGCATGGGTTTTCTGAGGAAAGGTCCAAAGTTGCCTGCCTGGGAAGATGCTCTTCTGGCAGGGAAAGAGCCCAAGTCGCTGCTGAAACGAGGGTTGCGTTATGTCAGCTTGAGCCTCATCATGAAAGGGATGACCAGCACACCTGACTTCTTGTGGGGACTGCCTGAGGTGCAGAAATTGAACCTTTCCCACAACCAGCTGGTGGTGATTCCTCCTTCGCTGGGGAAACTGGACAGGCTGGTAGTGCTGAACTTGGGTGGAAACTGCCTCAAGTGCCTGCCTAAAGAGATTGGGCtgctgaggaacctgaagatcTTGTTTGTCAACATGAACTGCCTGACAGaagtgccagcagagctcagcttgtGCAGGAAGCTGGAGGTTTTGAGCCTCTCACACAACTGCATCTCCCAGCTGCCTATGAGCTTCACTGACCTGACAAATTTGAGGAAACTCAACCTCAGTAACAACCGCTTTGTGCAGATTCCCCTCAGCATTTACACGCTGAGGAACTTAGACTTCTTACACCTAGGATCCAACAGGCTTGAAAACAttgcagagagcatccagtaTCTGGTCAATCTGCAGATCCTCATCATAGAGAATAACAACCTACGCACCCTGCCACGGTCCATCTGCTTCCTCACCACTCTGGAGTTGCTAAATGCTGATTACAACACCATACAGACTCTCCCAGATGACCTCTACCTGCTGCACCGGCTACCACGCATCGCCTGGAACCCAATGGACAAAGGTCTCCACATTGCCCACAACCCCTTGTCCCGGCCCCTGCCTGAGATCATAGAAGGAGGGCTGGATGTCCTCTTCAACTACCTCAGGGAGAAAAAGGAGCACCACTGA